In Streptomyces thermolilacinus SPC6, a single genomic region encodes these proteins:
- a CDS encoding glycosyl hydrolase: MRTPRSGVVALAAALAAVGLTGPAASPAAAATVPVGAGSYSDTRPPGTTGPTTNTGTPVTPKVTPAAQGKPVPTNDWWSSLAFQRYGDNPYSTPMYGHPLTYQATAAGLDIGYPTTPAIVGEGRQYEFAHKRDLTLGLTGLNAPDTKADAWSDWTVTPYWSDGARTLRATIGHGLPFVYAKGTGGDARVTTATAPTVFADQGNVLGITVAGHHYALFAPTGADWTVSGSTVTAGLAGKDYFSLAVLPSTSALATYKKYAYSFVTGSQASWSTSGGTVRATYTLTTQPQEGTETGTLQALYRHQWLHTTDPLTAYTYVSPRGTMKVRESRTFTTSQRTAPVLPALPKASGTDAARLRGYLNEVVNAADPFSGATDTYWTGKALGRLAQLVPVAEQIGDTAVRDRLLGLLKGRLQEWFTAGGASEFSYDRTWRTLIGYPASYGSDSELNDHHFHYSYYVYAAAVVAQYDPAWAADSAWGGMVKTLVRDAANPSRTDSAFPFLRGFDVYAGHSWASGHQGFAAGNNQESSSESTNLSAGLILWGSATGDTALRDLGVYLLTTESEAISQYWFDADQQVFPAAFGHDTVGMVWGSGGAYSTWWTANPEEIHGINVLPVTGGSLHLAARKDAIRRNIAEMERQNGGPAVEWRDILWEFQSLADPAAAKSKWDAQHAAYTPEQGESKAHTYHWLTTLDTLGAPDPSITGDLPTSAVFTKGTVRTYAAHNHGSTARTVTFSDGAKLTVPARSTATGTGTGGTDPGEPGPSTGNTFQLRSGGTLTTATGGTAGADTIASASGGNHDGTPHLPLVYEAKGVNGTLRPGATTAFRLQVDAGTNVALGQQARISYDLTGDGTFDRTETYHYFATDPVTGWEEYNQTRGLKSATGTLGDLRGGTVRLEVWHAIGNGTARLQTGTDRSVLVIPYA, encoded by the coding sequence ATGAGAACCCCCCGCTCAGGCGTCGTCGCCCTGGCCGCGGCCCTGGCGGCCGTCGGCCTCACCGGCCCCGCCGCCTCCCCCGCTGCCGCCGCCACCGTCCCGGTCGGCGCCGGCAGCTACTCCGACACCCGGCCGCCCGGCACCACGGGCCCGACCACCAACACCGGAACCCCCGTCACGCCCAAGGTCACCCCGGCCGCCCAGGGCAAACCGGTCCCCACCAACGACTGGTGGTCGTCCCTCGCCTTCCAGCGCTACGGCGACAACCCGTACTCCACCCCCATGTACGGCCATCCGCTCACCTACCAGGCCACCGCCGCGGGCCTCGACATCGGCTACCCGACCACGCCCGCGATCGTCGGCGAGGGACGGCAGTACGAGTTCGCCCACAAGCGCGACCTCACCCTCGGTCTGACCGGCCTCAACGCCCCCGACACCAAGGCCGACGCCTGGTCCGACTGGACCGTCACCCCGTACTGGTCCGACGGCGCCCGCACCCTGCGCGCCACCATCGGCCACGGCCTGCCCTTCGTGTACGCCAAGGGCACCGGCGGCGACGCCCGCGTCACCACCGCCACCGCGCCGACCGTCTTCGCCGACCAGGGCAACGTCCTCGGCATCACCGTCGCGGGCCACCACTACGCCCTGTTCGCGCCGACCGGCGCCGACTGGACGGTCTCCGGCTCCACCGTCACGGCGGGCCTGGCCGGCAAGGACTACTTCTCGCTCGCCGTCCTGCCCTCCACGAGCGCGCTGGCCACGTACAAGAAGTACGCGTACAGCTTCGTCACCGGCTCCCAGGCGTCCTGGAGCACGAGCGGCGGCACCGTCCGGGCCACCTACACGCTCACCACCCAGCCGCAGGAGGGCACCGAGACCGGCACCCTGCAGGCCCTGTACCGCCACCAGTGGCTCCACACGACGGACCCGCTCACGGCGTACACGTACGTCTCGCCGCGCGGCACCATGAAGGTCCGCGAGTCCCGCACCTTCACCACCAGCCAGCGCACCGCGCCCGTGCTGCCCGCGCTCCCCAAGGCGTCCGGCACCGACGCGGCCCGGCTGCGCGGCTACCTGAACGAGGTGGTGAACGCCGCCGACCCGTTCTCCGGCGCCACCGACACGTACTGGACGGGCAAGGCCCTCGGGCGGCTCGCCCAGCTCGTCCCGGTCGCCGAGCAGATCGGCGACACGGCCGTCCGCGACCGGCTCCTCGGGCTGCTGAAGGGCCGCCTCCAGGAGTGGTTCACGGCCGGAGGCGCCTCCGAGTTCAGCTACGACCGCACCTGGCGCACCCTGATCGGCTACCCCGCCTCGTACGGCAGCGACAGCGAGCTGAACGACCACCACTTCCACTACTCGTACTACGTGTACGCGGCGGCCGTCGTCGCCCAGTACGACCCCGCCTGGGCCGCCGACTCGGCGTGGGGCGGCATGGTGAAGACCCTCGTCCGGGACGCCGCCAACCCCAGCCGCACCGACTCCGCCTTCCCGTTCCTGCGCGGCTTCGACGTGTACGCCGGGCACAGCTGGGCCTCCGGCCACCAGGGCTTCGCCGCGGGCAACAACCAGGAGTCCTCGTCGGAGTCCACCAACCTCAGCGCGGGCCTGATCCTGTGGGGCTCCGCGACCGGCGACACCGCCCTGCGCGACCTCGGCGTCTACCTCCTCACCACCGAGTCGGAGGCGATCAGCCAGTACTGGTTCGACGCCGACCAGCAGGTCTTCCCCGCCGCCTTCGGCCATGACACGGTCGGCATGGTGTGGGGGAGCGGCGGCGCGTACTCGACCTGGTGGACCGCCAACCCCGAGGAGATCCACGGCATCAACGTCCTCCCGGTGACCGGCGGCTCCCTGCACCTCGCCGCCCGCAAGGACGCCATCCGCCGCAACATCGCCGAGATGGAGCGCCAGAACGGCGGCCCGGCCGTCGAGTGGCGCGACATCCTGTGGGAGTTCCAGTCGCTGGCCGACCCGGCGGCCGCCAAGTCCAAGTGGGACGCGCAGCACGCCGCGTACACCCCGGAGCAGGGCGAGTCGAAGGCCCACACGTACCACTGGCTGACCACCCTGGACACGCTGGGCGCGCCCGACCCGTCGATCACGGGCGACCTGCCCACGTCGGCGGTCTTCACCAAGGGCACGGTACGGACGTACGCCGCCCACAACCACGGCTCCACCGCCCGTACCGTCACCTTCTCCGACGGCGCGAAGCTCACCGTCCCCGCCCGCTCCACGGCCACCGGCACCGGCACCGGCGGCACGGACCCGGGCGAGCCGGGGCCGTCCACCGGCAACACGTTCCAGCTGCGCTCCGGCGGCACGCTCACCACGGCCACCGGCGGGACGGCGGGCGCCGACACGATCGCCTCGGCCTCCGGCGGCAACCACGACGGCACCCCGCACCTGCCGCTCGTCTACGAGGCGAAGGGCGTCAACGGCACGCTCAGGCCCGGCGCGACCACCGCGTTCCGCCTCCAGGTGGACGCGGGCACCAACGTGGCGCTCGGCCAGCAGGCGCGGATCAGCTACGACCTGACGGGCGACGGCACGTTCGACCGCACGGAGACGTACCACTACTTCGCGACGGACCCCGTCACGGGCTGGGAGGAGTACAACCAGACGCGCGGCCTGAAGTCGGCCACCGGCACCCTCGGAGACCTGCGCGGCGGCACCGTCCGCCTGGAGGTCTGGCACGCCATCGGCAACGGCACGGCCCGCCTCCAGACGGGCACGGACCGCTCGGTCCTGGTCATCCCCTACGCGTAG
- a CDS encoding carbohydrate ABC transporter permease — translation MTTRAGRTLHGGKVAYAILIVAVLVSAFPFYWTIVAASRSNADLAQVPPALLPGPNLLRNIEAVTEEADIGTALVNSLIVSGSITVGTVLCCTLAGFAFAKLRFRGRGALLAVTVGTMMIPPQLGVIPLFMVIAELQWVNQLQSVILPGLVSAFGVFFMRQFLVQALPDELIEAARVDGASSARIFWSIVVPIARPGMAVLGLLTFMAAWNDFFWPIVALSSQNPTVQVALRQLGGGYVHDQSVIMAGTLLGTLPVLLVFGLLGRQIVGGIMQGAVKG, via the coding sequence ATGACCACGCGCGCGGGGCGCACGCTGCACGGCGGCAAGGTCGCGTACGCGATCCTCATCGTGGCCGTCCTCGTCTCGGCCTTCCCGTTCTACTGGACGATCGTCGCCGCCAGCCGCTCCAACGCCGACCTGGCGCAGGTGCCGCCGGCGCTGCTGCCGGGCCCGAACCTGCTCCGCAACATCGAGGCGGTGACGGAGGAGGCCGACATCGGCACGGCGCTGGTCAACTCGCTGATCGTGTCCGGGTCGATCACCGTCGGCACGGTGCTGTGCTGCACGCTCGCCGGGTTCGCCTTCGCCAAGCTGCGCTTCCGCGGCCGGGGCGCGCTCCTCGCGGTCACGGTGGGCACGATGATGATCCCGCCGCAGCTCGGGGTGATCCCGCTGTTCATGGTGATCGCCGAACTCCAGTGGGTGAACCAGCTCCAGTCTGTGATCCTCCCGGGCCTCGTCTCGGCGTTCGGCGTGTTCTTCATGCGGCAGTTCCTGGTGCAGGCGCTGCCGGACGAGCTGATCGAGGCGGCCCGGGTGGACGGCGCCTCGTCCGCGCGGATCTTCTGGTCGATCGTGGTGCCCATCGCCCGGCCCGGCATGGCCGTGCTCGGACTGCTGACGTTCATGGCCGCGTGGAACGACTTCTTCTGGCCCATCGTCGCCCTGTCCTCGCAGAACCCGACCGTGCAGGTCGCGCTGCGCCAGCTCGGCGGCGGCTATGTCCACGACCAGTCCGTGATCATGGCGGGCACGCTGCTGGGCACGCTGCCCGTGCTGCTCGTGTTCGGCCTGCTGGGCCGGCAGATCGTCGGCGGCATCATGCAGGGCGCGGTCAAGGGCTGA
- a CDS encoding carbohydrate ABC transporter permease — MTLTAPAGTGAPPNPPPDKAAEAARPSAVRRAWATVSPYAYIAPFFTLFAAFGLFPLLYTAFVSLYRVELQTPGDMEWRGLGNYAALFTDEFFWISLRNTFTIGVLSTVPQLVMALGLAHLLNYKLRGRTFFRTAMLLPYATSVAAATLVFAQLFGRDFGLVNYALGLVGVGPVDWQTGTVASQIAVSTIVIWRWTGYNALIYLAGMQSIPSELYEAAEMDGASRWRQFLHVTLPGLRPTIVFTVVVSTIGATQLFGEPLLYEGSVSGGISHQYQTLGLYMYEQGWGFFHLGRAAAIAWVMFLLIVVLVGANALLARRRSRKEAGR; from the coding sequence GTGACCCTGACCGCTCCGGCGGGCACCGGCGCACCGCCGAACCCGCCCCCCGACAAGGCCGCCGAGGCCGCCCGGCCCTCGGCGGTGCGCCGCGCCTGGGCGACCGTCTCGCCGTACGCCTACATCGCCCCGTTCTTCACCCTCTTCGCCGCCTTCGGCCTCTTCCCGCTGCTCTACACCGCGTTCGTGTCGCTCTACCGGGTGGAGCTCCAGACCCCAGGCGACATGGAGTGGCGCGGGCTCGGCAACTACGCGGCGCTGTTCACCGACGAGTTCTTCTGGATCTCGCTGCGCAACACGTTCACCATCGGTGTGCTGTCCACGGTCCCCCAGCTGGTGATGGCGCTGGGCCTCGCGCACCTGCTCAACTACAAGCTGCGCGGCCGGACGTTCTTCCGCACGGCGATGCTCCTGCCGTACGCCACCTCCGTCGCCGCCGCGACACTCGTCTTCGCGCAGCTGTTCGGCCGTGACTTCGGGCTGGTCAACTACGCCCTCGGGCTGGTCGGCGTCGGCCCGGTGGACTGGCAGACCGGCACGGTCGCCTCGCAGATCGCCGTCTCCACCATCGTCATCTGGCGCTGGACCGGCTACAACGCGCTGATCTACCTGGCCGGCATGCAGTCCATCCCGAGCGAGCTGTACGAGGCCGCCGAGATGGACGGCGCGTCCCGCTGGCGGCAGTTCCTGCACGTCACCCTGCCCGGACTGCGGCCGACGATCGTCTTCACCGTCGTCGTGTCCACCATCGGCGCCACGCAGCTGTTCGGTGAGCCGCTGCTCTACGAGGGGTCCGTCTCCGGCGGCATCTCGCACCAGTACCAGACGCTCGGCCTGTACATGTACGAGCAGGGCTGGGGCTTCTTCCACCTGGGCCGGGCCGCGGCCATCGCCTGGGTGATGTTCCTGCTCATCGTGGTGCTCGTGGGGGCCAACGCCCTGCTCGCGCGCCGCCGTTCCCGCAAGGAGGCCGGGCGATGA
- a CDS encoding ABC transporter substrate-binding protein: MPIARAARRAAVRLGAVALTGAMLAACGSGASDTSSDAAGGKVTITVDLFGSFGYKEAGLYAEYEKLHPGVTIKQTDTEDEQDYWKSLQTRLAGGGGLADVQGIEVGRIASVTQQQADKFEDLAKYGANDLKDQFAEAKWSAATTKDGKVLGLGTDVGPEAMCYRTDLFKQAGLPTDREELAKKWATWDGYLELGKQYKAKAPGKSAWLDSVGSLYTIMIGQEEERYYDASGKLIYENNPAVKAAWDAATEAAAAGLSAKLDQWSPQWNQAFAAGSFATIPCPAWMLGYIKGQAGDAGKGKWDIAKLPGGAGNWGGSYLAVPRAAKHKKEAYELVKWLTAPEQQAKLFEKQGNFPSSTGAIAKVADAKDPYFSNAPIGKIFGDAAKEAPVQVLGVHDKNVADQITNALSEVERKGTAPDKAWANAKKGVDNVMG; encoded by the coding sequence ATGCCCATCGCCCGAGCCGCCAGAAGGGCCGCCGTCCGACTCGGTGCGGTCGCGCTCACCGGAGCCATGCTCGCCGCCTGCGGGTCCGGCGCGTCGGACACCTCGTCCGACGCGGCGGGCGGCAAGGTCACGATCACCGTCGATCTGTTCGGCTCGTTCGGCTACAAGGAGGCCGGGCTGTACGCCGAGTACGAGAAGCTCCACCCCGGCGTCACGATCAAGCAGACCGACACGGAGGACGAGCAGGACTACTGGAAGTCCCTCCAGACCCGGCTCGCGGGCGGTGGCGGCCTCGCCGACGTGCAGGGCATCGAGGTGGGCCGCATCGCGTCCGTCACGCAGCAGCAGGCCGACAAGTTCGAGGACCTCGCCAAGTACGGCGCGAACGACCTCAAGGACCAGTTCGCCGAGGCCAAGTGGTCGGCGGCCACCACCAAGGACGGCAAGGTGCTGGGCCTGGGCACGGACGTGGGCCCGGAGGCCATGTGCTACCGCACCGACCTGTTCAAGCAGGCCGGGCTGCCCACGGACCGCGAGGAGCTCGCCAAGAAGTGGGCCACCTGGGACGGCTACCTGGAGCTGGGCAAGCAGTACAAGGCGAAGGCCCCCGGCAAGAGCGCCTGGCTGGACAGCGTGGGCAGCCTCTACACGATCATGATCGGCCAGGAGGAGGAGCGGTACTACGACGCCTCCGGCAAGCTGATCTACGAGAACAACCCGGCCGTCAAGGCCGCCTGGGACGCCGCGACCGAGGCCGCCGCGGCGGGGCTGAGCGCCAAGCTCGACCAGTGGTCGCCGCAGTGGAACCAGGCGTTCGCCGCCGGGTCGTTCGCGACCATCCCGTGCCCCGCCTGGATGCTCGGCTACATCAAGGGCCAGGCGGGCGACGCGGGCAAGGGCAAGTGGGACATCGCCAAGCTCCCCGGGGGCGCGGGCAACTGGGGCGGCTCGTACCTGGCGGTGCCGCGCGCGGCCAAGCACAAGAAGGAGGCGTACGAGCTGGTCAAGTGGCTGACGGCGCCCGAGCAGCAGGCCAAGCTCTTCGAGAAGCAGGGCAACTTCCCCTCCTCGACCGGCGCCATCGCCAAGGTCGCCGACGCGAAGGACCCGTACTTCTCGAACGCCCCCATCGGCAAGATCTTCGGTGACGCGGCGAAGGAGGCGCCGGTGCAGGTCCTCGGCGTGCACGACAAGAACGTCGCCGACCAGATCACCAACGCGCTGAGCGAGGTGGAGCGCAAGGGCACCGCCCCGGACAAGGCGTGGGCCAACGCCAAGAAGGGCGTGGACAACGTCATGGGCTGA